One genomic region from Candidatus Nitrospira nitrificans encodes:
- a CDS encoding RidA family protein — translation MSYEDKLRALGLTLPAPPKPVANYVPAVRVGNLLFLSGVLPSRDGQLIMTGKLGQTVSTEQGVEAARAAVLNGLSIIQHEAGSLDRVKRIVKMVGHIASAPGFTDQPQVLNGASDLLVSLFGDAGRHARVAVGAAELPRQAPVEIELIVELVT, via the coding sequence GTGTCCTATGAGGATAAATTAAGAGCTCTTGGATTGACGCTCCCGGCTCCTCCAAAGCCCGTGGCCAACTATGTGCCGGCGGTCAGGGTCGGGAATCTCTTGTTTCTCTCCGGGGTGTTGCCGTCACGCGATGGACAACTCATCATGACCGGCAAGCTCGGACAAACCGTATCTACCGAGCAGGGGGTGGAAGCTGCACGTGCGGCCGTGTTGAATGGATTGAGCATCATTCAGCATGAGGCCGGCTCGCTGGATCGAGTGAAACGGATCGTCAAAATGGTCGGCCATATTGCGTCTGCCCCTGGGTTTACGGATCAACCTCAAGTGCTCAATGGCGCCTCGGATCTGCTCGTCTCTCTGTTTGGCGACGCAGGCCGACACGCGCGTGTCGCCGTCGGCGCCGCTGAACTTCCCCGCCAGGCTCCCGTGGAAATTGAATTGATCGTGGAACTTGTCACGTAG
- the mltG gene encoding endolytic transglycosylase MltG — protein MTLRLILIVVLVIVVLAGLVGYQMIRWAEAPVVSNPDLAPQKVVVIPEGTTFQQAAALLEREQLIRSRPVFLLLGKLQEADRKIHPGEYELNAAMTPADILSKLILGRVILHAVTIPEGYTFKQIADVLAEHRITDRAEFLGLAVDGVFLKTLGISAETVEGYLYPDTYRFTRPTTAKDVMRVMVNQFSQVMTQEWQTRAKDIHLTVHEVLTLASVIEKETGAGEERPHISSVFHNRLKKHIPLQSDPTVIYGLPNFDGNLHKKDLSHPNPYNTYRWAGLPPGPIANPGAQSIRAALYPMPSAYLYFVSKNDGTHQFSATLVEHNKAVEKYQKRPFRPGNRSQTLMSPNGRQTRHEEGVS, from the coding sequence ATGACGCTTCGTCTCATCCTCATCGTGGTCCTCGTGATCGTCGTACTCGCCGGGCTGGTCGGGTATCAGATGATCCGATGGGCTGAGGCTCCGGTCGTTTCCAATCCTGATCTGGCTCCTCAGAAAGTCGTCGTTATTCCCGAAGGGACGACCTTTCAGCAAGCGGCGGCGTTGCTCGAACGGGAGCAGTTGATCAGGAGCCGTCCGGTCTTTCTGTTGCTGGGGAAGCTTCAGGAAGCCGACCGAAAAATTCATCCCGGAGAGTATGAGCTCAATGCGGCCATGACTCCGGCGGACATCCTTTCGAAGCTGATTCTCGGTCGGGTGATCCTGCACGCCGTCACGATTCCCGAGGGCTATACGTTCAAGCAAATCGCCGATGTGCTGGCCGAGCACCGGATTACGGATCGCGCGGAGTTTCTCGGATTGGCCGTCGATGGGGTCTTCCTAAAGACTCTCGGAATCTCGGCTGAAACGGTAGAAGGGTATCTCTATCCCGATACCTATCGCTTTACCCGTCCGACAACCGCCAAGGATGTCATGCGAGTCATGGTCAACCAATTCAGCCAGGTCATGACCCAAGAATGGCAGACGCGGGCCAAAGACATTCACTTGACGGTCCATGAAGTGCTGACCTTGGCGTCGGTGATCGAAAAGGAAACCGGTGCCGGAGAGGAACGTCCGCATATCTCCTCCGTTTTTCATAACCGGCTGAAGAAACACATCCCTCTGCAGAGCGATCCGACGGTGATCTACGGTCTGCCGAATTTCGACGGAAACCTTCACAAAAAAGATCTGTCGCACCCCAATCCGTACAATACCTACCGGTGGGCCGGTCTGCCGCCCGGACCGATCGCCAATCCTGGAGCACAGTCGATCCGTGCCGCCCTGTATCCCATGCCATCCGCCTATCTCTATTTCGTCTCGAAGAACGACGGCACCCATCAATTCTCCGCGACGCTGGTGGAACATAACAAGGCGGTGGAAAAGTACCAGAAGCGTCCCTTCCGGCCGGGCAATCGTTCGCAGACTTTGATGTCCCCCAACGGCAGACAGACACGTCATGAAGAAGGAGTCTCGTAA
- a CDS encoding phosphopentomutase, which produces MIKRVILLVIDGLGIGALPDAADYGDADANTLAHLAETVDGLSLPNFEMLGLGHIAPIKGVRAMVQPNGSFGRLGFASPGKDSVAGYWEISGVIRKEVPTVCRSGIPSTIVDIVEQIMGRKSVGRGLSSMAVMLRRHSMEHMATGAPILWTDGGNTCVVAMHESLMAPMEFLQRCREIRKAVKDAGTLIRVVGQPVIGGHDLLQPQAGRKDFVSEPSGTTMLDALSQSGQIAMGIGKVYDLFSGRGFTKALSVASAMAAVDEVIGLLNKMPRGLICASLDLLSEDAGQSATAVQEFDRRLPDLFEKLRLGDVVMMTGDHGRDFSLPGRTPTREYVPVFVTGPKLAQGVDLGSRSTAADVGQTIVEALQAERLPVGESFLDALRPG; this is translated from the coding sequence ATGATTAAACGAGTCATTTTGCTCGTCATCGACGGGTTGGGAATCGGGGCGTTGCCGGATGCGGCCGACTATGGCGATGCCGACGCGAACACGCTCGCGCATCTTGCTGAGACAGTCGATGGACTGAGTTTGCCGAATTTCGAGATGTTGGGCCTGGGGCATATCGCTCCGATCAAGGGTGTACGGGCCATGGTCCAGCCGAACGGATCTTTTGGCCGACTGGGATTCGCTTCCCCGGGAAAAGATTCCGTCGCCGGATACTGGGAAATCAGCGGGGTGATCCGGAAAGAAGTTCCGACGGTCTGTCGCTCGGGTATCCCCTCCACGATCGTCGATATCGTCGAACAGATCATGGGAAGAAAGTCGGTCGGGCGAGGTCTCTCCTCCATGGCGGTGATGCTCCGTCGGCATAGCATGGAGCATATGGCGACCGGCGCGCCCATTCTATGGACCGACGGAGGCAATACCTGTGTCGTCGCCATGCATGAGTCCCTCATGGCACCGATGGAATTCCTGCAACGCTGTCGCGAGATCCGAAAGGCCGTGAAGGATGCGGGAACGCTCATTCGTGTCGTCGGACAGCCGGTCATCGGCGGGCATGACCTGCTTCAACCGCAAGCCGGGCGTAAAGACTTCGTGAGCGAACCCTCGGGTACGACGATGTTGGATGCCTTGAGCCAATCCGGTCAGATCGCCATGGGAATCGGAAAGGTCTATGACCTCTTTAGCGGGCGGGGGTTTACGAAGGCCCTCTCGGTGGCATCGGCGATGGCGGCGGTGGATGAAGTGATCGGCCTGTTAAACAAGATGCCTCGGGGTCTTATCTGCGCCAGCCTGGATCTCCTGTCGGAAGATGCCGGACAGTCGGCCACCGCCGTGCAAGAGTTTGATCGCCGGCTGCCGGATTTGTTCGAGAAGTTGCGCCTCGGCGATGTGGTGATGATGACGGGTGATCATGGACGCGATTTCTCATTGCCGGGTCGGACACCCACGCGCGAGTATGTGCCGGTCTTCGTGACCGGCCCGAAACTAGCCCAAGGCGTCGATTTGGGAAGCCGATCGACCGCCGCCGATGTGGGGCAGACCATTGTGGAGGCGCTGCAAGCCGAACGATTACCGGTTGGCGAGAGTTTCTTGGATGCGCTCAGGCCAGGGTAG
- the ruvX gene encoding Holliday junction resolvase RuvX codes for MPSRILALDYGTKRIGVALSDELGWTAQPLETIERRTLVRDIAHIEQLVQGHEVKEVLIGLPLRLDGEEGPAVQAVHEFIAHLGEALSVPIVTWDERMTTRSAEDLLIAADVSRRKRKGVVDRVAAAILLQSYLESQTSSGTRDGHTCSEEKVEEWGESLQDSPTYDASSHPHRGPRDRRTRRAGRVSDDPMG; via the coding sequence ATGCCTAGCCGCATTCTTGCGCTCGATTACGGCACCAAACGGATCGGCGTCGCGCTCAGCGACGAATTAGGCTGGACGGCGCAGCCGCTGGAAACCATTGAGCGTCGAACGCTGGTCCGCGATATCGCCCACATCGAACAGTTGGTGCAGGGACATGAGGTTAAAGAAGTATTGATCGGGCTTCCGTTGCGGCTCGACGGCGAAGAAGGGCCGGCGGTACAGGCGGTTCACGAGTTCATCGCCCATTTGGGAGAGGCACTATCGGTTCCGATCGTCACGTGGGACGAACGGATGACGACGAGGTCGGCGGAAGACCTCTTGATCGCCGCCGATGTCAGCCGCAGGAAGCGCAAAGGAGTGGTCGATCGTGTGGCCGCCGCGATTTTGCTCCAGAGCTACCTTGAGTCTCAGACTTCGTCGGGGACTCGCGACGGTCACACGTGTTCGGAGGAGAAGGTAGAAGAGTGGGGGGAGTCTCTCCAAGACAGTCCGACCTATGACGCTTCGTCTCATCCTCATCGTGGTCCTCGTGATCGTCGTACTCGCCGGGCTGGTCGGGTATCAGATGATCCGATGGGCTGA
- a CDS encoding class I SAM-dependent methyltransferase: MSISPSVIQEVFPESHTATDAFIRDGMSPIELKKLAELIRTHHPTDVLEIGMANGTSSIVMADTLRSWNGRLTSIDPHQTLPSPTGYESAGVHAVAKILPHHRLIEEYDYLALSRLVEAREQFDCILIDGFHSFDLTLLDLFYADKLLAPGGLLLCHDSSSPAVYKALRWLETNKPYDRLSPPLYTGAWSIGRKIAYRLLHGAERKMRQMEWHMLAAYQKQSAHTMPEHVLTEF; the protein is encoded by the coding sequence GTGAGCATCAGCCCTTCCGTTATTCAAGAAGTTTTCCCAGAGAGCCACACTGCCACCGATGCGTTTATCCGAGATGGAATGAGCCCCATCGAATTGAAGAAACTTGCCGAGCTGATCCGCACCCACCATCCAACCGATGTGCTTGAAATCGGCATGGCCAACGGAACAAGCTCCATTGTCATGGCTGACACGTTGCGTTCGTGGAATGGTCGCTTGACTTCCATCGATCCACACCAAACGCTGCCCAGCCCGACTGGGTACGAGTCCGCTGGCGTCCATGCCGTGGCGAAAATTCTTCCTCATCACCGGCTGATCGAGGAATACGATTACTTGGCCTTGTCTCGCTTGGTGGAAGCTCGCGAGCAATTCGATTGCATCTTGATCGACGGATTTCATTCGTTTGATCTCACCCTACTTGACTTGTTCTATGCCGACAAATTGCTTGCCCCTGGAGGATTACTGCTCTGCCATGACTCTAGCTCTCCGGCGGTGTATAAGGCTTTACGGTGGCTTGAAACCAATAAGCCCTATGACCGTCTTTCGCCTCCGCTGTATACCGGCGCATGGTCTATTGGTCGTAAAATCGCTTACCGCCTGTTGCATGGAGCAGAACGGAAAATGCGACAGATGGAGTGGCACATGCTGGCCGCGTATCAGAAGCAATCGGCTCATACGATGCCGGAGCATGTCCTGACTGAGTTCTGA
- the deoC gene encoding deoxyribose-phosphate aldolase, whose translation MSGWNLPIVIDHTVLRPDATKTDVLRLCQEAKDHGFTVIFVPPCYVDEAVAAVGGTGIHVGIPIGFPLGGHSTKIKVAEAVEAATHGARVLDMVLNVSRLKSGDHDYVRTDIAEVVKATPNAEHKVILETCYLTQQEKRTVCRLVIEAGADYVKTSTGFGAAGATVEDVRLLKEAVAGRAKVKASGGIRDWKTTLAMLEAGADRIGTSASLKIIDEWRACLRG comes from the coding sequence ATGTCAGGATGGAACCTCCCTATTGTGATCGACCATACGGTGTTGAGGCCGGATGCGACGAAGACGGATGTGCTGCGGCTGTGCCAGGAGGCGAAGGACCACGGGTTCACCGTGATTTTTGTCCCACCCTGCTACGTCGATGAGGCTGTGGCGGCGGTGGGCGGCACGGGCATTCATGTGGGCATCCCCATCGGCTTTCCGTTAGGAGGGCACAGTACCAAGATCAAAGTGGCTGAAGCGGTTGAGGCGGCGACCCATGGCGCGCGGGTCTTGGACATGGTCCTGAACGTCAGCCGGCTGAAGTCAGGCGATCATGATTATGTGCGGACCGATATTGCCGAAGTCGTGAAGGCCACACCGAACGCCGAGCACAAGGTCATTCTCGAAACCTGCTATCTGACGCAGCAGGAGAAACGGACCGTCTGCCGATTGGTCATCGAAGCCGGGGCGGATTATGTGAAAACCTCGACCGGGTTCGGCGCCGCCGGCGCCACGGTCGAGGATGTCCGTCTCTTGAAGGAAGCTGTCGCAGGGCGGGCGAAGGTGAAGGCTTCGGGCGGGATACGCGATTGGAAGACCACGCTGGCGATGCTGGAAGCCGGAGCAGACCGGATCGGGACCAGTGCAAGCCTGAAGATCATCGACGAGTGGCGGGCCTGTTTGCGCGGATAA